One stretch of Hevea brasiliensis isolate MT/VB/25A 57/8 chromosome 12, ASM3005281v1, whole genome shotgun sequence DNA includes these proteins:
- the LOC110655343 gene encoding LOW QUALITY PROTEIN: N-glycosylase/DNA lyase OGG1 (The sequence of the model RefSeq protein was modified relative to this genomic sequence to represent the inferred CDS: inserted 1 base in 1 codon; substituted 1 base at 1 genomic stop codon) yields MANLHLPTPAFVKRCLQRGTKLNSQSARKLLTSHHLTVTYWASLDLIQSELSLTLTFPIGQTFRWKQTGPFRYTGTLGPHLSFSSSLLRNDYFGYFCFTVYVSGAKYITGTVNALQLKPGEGAEWVTDLCKLDLQAVIDALSALPGVGPNVAXCMALFSLDQHRAIPVDTHAXQIATKYILPKLAGARFTPKLCSQVADAFAGKYGKYAGWAQTLLFIAELPSQKNLLPSQFGTFKENKYAIKKGSKAYIDP; encoded by the exons AATCGGCTCGCAAGTTATTAACCTCTCACCACCTTACTGTTACTTACTGGGCTTCACTTGACCTCATCCAATCAGAGCTCTCTCTCACCCTCACATTTCCCATTGGCCAAACCTTCCGCTGGAAACAAACTGGTCCTTTCCGGTACACCGGCACTCTCGGTCCTCACTTGAGTTTCTCGAGTTCCCTTCTTCGGAACGATTA TTTTGGTTATTTTTGTTTCACGGTGTATGTGAGCGGGGCAAAATATATAACTGGCACTGTAAATGCTTTGCAATTAAAACCTGGTGAAGGTGCAGAATGGGTTACAGATCTCTGTAAATTGGATCTCCAAGCGGTGATTGATGCTCTTTCTGCTTTACCTGGGGTTGGGCCCAATGTAG GCTGCATGGCTCTTTTCTCTCTTGATCAACACCGTGCCATTCCAGTAGATACACATGCGTAGC aAATTGCTACAAAATACATCCTACCTAAACTTGCAGGTGCCCGCTTCACACCTAAGCTATGCAGCCAAGTAGCAGATGCATTTGCAGGCAAATATGGGAAATATGCTGGATGGGCACAAACTCTACTTTTCATTGCTGAGCTGCCCTCACAAAAAAATCTTTTACCTTCTCAATTTGGGACTTTCAAAGAGAATAAATATGCTATCAAGAAAGGCAGCAAAGCTTATATTG ACCCATAG